A stretch of Desulfotalea psychrophila LSv54 DNA encodes these proteins:
- a CDS encoding 4Fe-4S dicluster domain-containing protein, whose product MFEVIVDVDKCSGDEECVAACPAQVFEMVDGKASVAEPDECLGCETCVEVCPEGAITVTEM is encoded by the coding sequence ATGTTTGAAGTAATCGTAGACGTAGACAAGTGTAGTGGTGATGAAGAATGTGTAGCAGCATGTCCAGCACAGGTTTTTGAGATGGTAGATGGTAAAGCTAGCGTTGCTGAGCCTGATGAGTGTCTTGGTTGTGAGACCTGCGTTGAAGTTTGTCCTGAAGGCGCAATCACTGTAACTGAGATGTAA
- the alr gene encoding alanine racemase has protein sequence MKRNSFNNVTVCRSALRKNFKTMQDKMGQGGKLMAMVKADAYGHGAVEVAKALQDVACSSFGVAEIREAVLLRDAGITGDIFVMLGFDLDAVGLMFDYRLTPVVHCYEDIVALSVEGVKRGYEIGCHIKVDTGMRRLGFEPEQVLGVAHNISRLSGVFVAGMLSHFPEADVVNSPSSRDGIRRFASLDVVLKSEFSTVCHLANSGGVLNFPESLFDMGRSGISIYGYHPAGAIEGGGTSPFIPAMSFRSRILQVKKVAAGTGVSYGHSYITKRPTLLAVLPTGYEDGYRRSLSNKAEVLIRGQRAPVRGQICMNACVVDVTDIENVTAGDEVVLLGEQGNERITADDIAEWADTISYEILCMLGHTNNRLYVD, from the coding sequence ATGAAACGAAATTCCTTTAATAATGTGACTGTATGTCGTTCTGCCTTAAGAAAAAATTTTAAGACCATGCAGGACAAGATGGGCCAGGGTGGGAAGCTGATGGCTATGGTCAAGGCTGATGCCTATGGTCATGGCGCAGTTGAGGTGGCAAAGGCCCTGCAGGATGTTGCCTGTAGCTCTTTTGGCGTAGCTGAGATTCGAGAGGCTGTCCTCCTGCGAGATGCTGGTATTACCGGTGATATCTTTGTTATGCTTGGCTTTGATCTGGATGCGGTCGGCCTTATGTTTGACTATAGGCTAACCCCCGTTGTTCACTGCTATGAAGATATTGTGGCCCTTTCTGTAGAGGGGGTGAAACGTGGTTATGAAATAGGTTGTCATATAAAGGTCGATACAGGTATGAGGCGTCTGGGCTTTGAGCCTGAGCAGGTACTTGGCGTAGCCCATAATATTTCCCGACTTTCAGGGGTCTTTGTTGCCGGAATGTTAAGCCATTTCCCCGAGGCAGATGTTGTCAATTCTCCATCAAGTCGTGATGGTATTCGTCGCTTTGCAAGTTTAGATGTGGTTTTAAAATCTGAATTTTCAACTGTTTGTCATCTTGCAAATTCCGGTGGCGTGCTTAACTTTCCCGAGTCTCTTTTTGATATGGGCCGTTCGGGTATTAGTATTTATGGTTATCATCCTGCAGGTGCGATAGAGGGTGGAGGCACGAGTCCCTTTATTCCTGCCATGAGTTTTCGTAGCAGAATTTTACAGGTTAAAAAGGTGGCCGCCGGAACAGGCGTCAGTTACGGTCATAGCTATATTACCAAAAGGCCAACACTTCTTGCTGTTTTGCCAACGGGGTATGAGGATGGTTATCGTAGGTCTCTGTCCAATAAGGCCGAGGTTTTGATTCGTGGTCAGCGGGCTCCTGTACGTGGGCAGATATGTATGAATGCCTGTGTTGTGGACGTTACCGATATTGAAAATGTGACGGCAGGGGATGAGGTCGTACTCCTCGGTGAGCAGGGAAATGAGAGAATTACAGCGGATGATATTGCCGAATGGGCAGATACCATTAGCTATGAAATACTTTGTATGCTGGGGCATACAAACAATAGATTGTATGTAGATTGA